From Penicillium digitatum chromosome 5, complete sequence, one genomic window encodes:
- a CDS encoding AMP deaminase Amd1, putative: MGSSQPDLSSSRDANASADPSNNESATSSPGLKSPVDSPLHESPNVLDRPAEDVLPRDQQQKTATYDYAYEKSMSHAEARLFYQQHQLAARNDTTLPLSPVAPAHSAVESHPEEPLANLPDPMKTQGQISREGSMVFESEPSTLRLKSTGEPDPSASHYLEDDQDEANDSARNQAVLLGAAHGQGPYSAAPEGLQTAGVGIGGPQVASGFASSSDAVTSELSAIYCKIKKLLDRRTQYIELSLQGPGDDPKDQPDWDIYPPPPEPAWDDGKEYQPGNIGGPSDLGGKKRKMGQDIGADFDMEELMPLPKESPWTYRLDGNSVYQVFDSEAAADQQTPIVQIPSLRDFYMDLDAVVDVSTDGPAKSFAFKRLSYLEGKFQLYTLLNEYQEMADSKKVPHRDFYNVRKVDTHVHHSACMNQKHLLRFIKSKMRKSPDEVVLFRDGKHLTLREVFESINLTAYDLSIDTLDMHAHTDSFHRFDKFNLKYNPVGESRLREIFLKTDNYIKGRYLAEITKEVISDLESSKYQMVEWRISIYGRSLQEWDKLAAWVVDNKLFSPNVRWLIQVPRLYDVYKASGMMENYEQVITNVFQPLFEVTKDPSSHPKLHIFLQRVVGFDSVDDESKPERRLYRKYPIPREWNTKQNPPYTYWLYFMFANMASLNNWRKRRGFNTFVLRPHCGEAGDPDHLAVGFLCCHSISHGILLRKVPLLQYLYYLNQIGIAMSPLSNNALFLTYDKNPCATFFKRGLNVSLSTDDPLQFAFTKEPLIEEYSVAAQIYKFSAVDMCELAKHSVDQSGFELSLKERWLGSNCSVPGTAGNNVAKSNVPDIREAFRYETLLGELSLIERYSEGSGTGEQKSLGPGPPGEAVPSNRDLHTRDLESQSEPGSSAADTVDVSPSEVHGTTQMATSPSTPSTYLARSPRLGTGEFSSPGGNLALGAGVGGAEGLPEQKIFPGIVHERARKGNVQ; this comes from the exons ATGGGATCTTCTCAACCCGATCTCAGTTCCAGTCGGGATGCCAACGCGTCTGCTGATCCCTCTAACAATGAATCAGCCACTTCATCCCCGGGTCTCAAGAGTCCCGTGGACTCTCCTCTCCATGAAAGCCCCAATGTGCTAGATCGGCCTGCAGAGGACGTTTTGCCCAGAGATCAACAGCAGAAAACAGCGACCTATGACTATGCCTATGAGAAGTCCATGAGTCACGCCGAGGCAAGACTCTTCTATCAACAACATCAGCTAGCCGCGCGGAACGACACCACCCTGCCTTTGAGTCCAGTGGCCCCAGCCCACTCAGCGGTCGAATCACACCCCGAAGAGCCACTAGCGAACCTTCCGGATCCGATGAAAACTCAAGGCCAGATTTCTCGCGAGGGATCTATGGTCTTTGAATCCGAACCCTCAACACTGCGCCTGAAGTCCACTGGTGAACCCGATCCCTCTGCATCTCACTACCTCGAAGACGACCAAGATGAGGCGAATGACTCTGCCCGAAACCAGGCGGTGCTTCTAGGTGCTGCTCATGGACAGGGACCCTACTCGGCGGCACCGGAAGGTCTGCAGACCGCCGGTGTGGGGATCGGAGGCCCTCAGGTTGCTAGTGGATTTGCGTCTAGCAGTGATGCTGTGACATCCGAGCTGAGTGCCATCTACTGCAAAATCAAGAAACTACTTGATCGGCGAACGCAATACATTGAGCTCTCTTTGCAGGGACCCGGCGATGATCCCAAAGATCAACCGGACTGGGATATCTATCCCCCGCCCCCAGAGCCAGCCTGGGATGATGGCAAAGAATATCAACCCGGCAACatcggtggcccatctgaccttgggggaaagaagaggaaaatggGACAAGACATTGGGGCGGATTTTGACATGGAGGAATTGATGCCTCTACCGAAAGAATCACCGTGGACGTACAGACTAGATGGCAATAGCGTATACCAGGTCTTTGACTCCGAGGCTGCTGCTGACCAGCAGACACCAATTGTCCAGATTCCCTCGTTGCGCGATTTCTATATGGATTTGGACGCCGTTGTGGACGTGTCGACCGATGGACCTGCTAAGAGCTTTGCATTTAAGCGGCTGTCGTACTTGGAGGGCAAATTTCAATTGTACACGCTGCTCAACGAATACCAGGAGATGGCTGACAGCAAGAAAGTTCCTCATAGGGACTTCTACAATGTGCGCAAAGTGGATACCCACGTTCATCATTCGGCTTGCATGAACCAGAAACATCTTCTTCGCTTCATTAAAAGCAAGATGAGAAAGTCCCCAGACGAAGTTGTCCTTTTCCGAGACGGGAAACATCTAACCTTGAGAGAGGTCTTTGAGAGTATCAACTTGACTGCTTATGACCTAAGCATTGATACGTTGGATATGCAC GCACACACCGACTCGTTCCACCGATTTGACAAATTCAATTTGAAGTATAATCCAGTTGGAGAATCCCGACTGCGTGAAATTTTCCTCAAAACAGACAATTACATCAAGGGCCGCTATCTCGCAGAGATAACCAAGGAAGTGATCTCAGACTTGGAATCTAGCAAATATCAAATGGTAGAATGGCGAATCTCGATCTACGGTCGTTCACTCCAGGAATGGGACAAGCTTGCGGCCTGGGTGGTGGACAACAAGTTGTTCTCGCCTAATGTTCGCTGGCTCATTCAAGTGCCTCGTCTCTATGATGTCTACAAAGCAAGCGGCATGATGGAAAACTATGAACAAGTCATCACCAATGTTTTCCAGCCGTTGTTTGAAGTGACCAAAGATCCTTCTAGTCACCCCAAACTTCACATCTTCCTCCAGCGAGTTGTTGGATTCGACAGTGTGGATGACGAAAGCAAGCCTGAGCGCCGGCTTTACAGAAAGTACCCCATCCCACGAGAGTGGAATACCAAACAGAATCCGCCTTACACTTACTGGTTATATTTCATGTTCGCCAACATGGCTTCCCTCAACAATTGGCGGAAACGCCGCGGATTCAACACGTTTGTTCTACGCCCTCATTGTGGAGAGGCAGGCGATCCGGATCATCTGGCTGTCGGCTTCCTCTGCTGCCACAGCATCAGTCATGGTATTCTGCTGCGCAAGGTACCTCTCTTGCAATACCTTTACTATCTCAATCAGATCGGCATTGCCATGTCACCGCTCAGCAACAACGCTTTGTTCCTCACATACGATAAGAACCCCTGCGCTACCTTCTTCAAACGAGGACTGAATGTGTCCTTGTCCACCGATGATCCATTGCAGTTTGCATTCACAAAGGAGCCTCTCATCGAGGAATACTCAGTCGCGGCGCAGATCTACAAATTCAGCGCAGTCGATATGTGTGAACTGGCCAAACATTCAGTCGACCAAAGTGGATTTGAGCTCTCCCTCAAAGAAAGATGGCTCGGCTCGAATTGCTCCGTACCTGGAACCGCTGGCAACAATGTTGCAAAGAGCAATGTACCAGATATTCGTGAGGCATTCCGATATGAAACTTTGCTTGGAGAATTGTCCTT GATCGAGCGATATTCCGAGGGCAGTGGGACCGGAGAGCAGAAGAGCTTAGGTCCAGGTCCACCAGGGGAAGCGGTGCCCTCGAATCGTG ATCTGCATACACGTGACCTCGAGTCACAATCTGAGCCAGGTTCAAGTGCAGCCGACACTGTAGATGTCTCTCCCAGTGAGGTCCATGGTACAACCCA
- a CDS encoding Actin binding protein, putative has product MIPNDGIDILILEATIPRCFYPFSRYCNKEKANTLLPSGHIQILTSFPFPLPAYPPEVMASLNLSSNGPSISKSYQTVVNAPPPSGNGGSPTYGQWAVYSVSTPLVSAFQQDGGKESVLKVQSTGEGELADLIEEFSEGRVQFAYVKVVDSNTGLPKNVLIGWCGEGVPERTKGYFTSHLATVAKFLHGYHVQITARTDGDLTPEGIVQRVADSSGAKYSAGEASAPAPAPRPAVASKPAFTPTRSGGINPSPAARVQPNPSRADLNDDGWGADAPPVTRTQLEKVQSAYQPTRVNLQELKANPTASRQSASTTSDDSRDVVRGGYQPVGKVDIAAIRKQAAASGQLKDERPAIIKGSYEPVGKVDIAAIRARAQKPEGTNDNILPSTAVNQQPTALPERPIPSNSSERLTTLPKPRVASKFGSSPSLPGTKPPLPIGIEPKPSSSAQIGVASRTFADEGGKTPAQIWAERKAKERGVASSSGSTEPASILAPIKNQTSGQGEWKSSYAGKSWAPVQTAQEKSYIPEQPIDAKANDQQEDEPQPHVSAIRDKFVHDTPAPAPAPVPLAPPAPPVPQASRPVPVPGLSSEPVESEPEHDAQQALPTPPPQPPRSPTPPTPPVRASSPIQIAMPVGHSAAESVTNVHEEQHSPPPAMPVRSLQEVVPDERDLEDDSHDLGRAAAEATAPGQPEQPQSGPRAQIQYDYEKAEDNEIELREGEFVTDIEMVDQDWWVGVNAQAGSHHYEAESELEPATAPVLAAPTPVAAAAPSAATPSSKGVTATALYDYEAAEDNEIGFPEGVKISNVEFPDDDWWLGEYNGKQGLFPANYVRLDE; this is encoded by the exons ATGATTCCTAACGATGGGAT CGATATCCTCATCTTGGAAGCAACTATTCCCCGTTGCTTCTATCCATTTTCTCG ATATTGtaacaaagaaaaagcaaacaCACTTCTCCCGAGTGGACACATCCAAATCTTGACAAGCTTTCCCTTCCCTCTCCCCGCCTATCCACCGGAAGTCATGGCTTCTCTCAATCTCTCGTCCAATGGCCCCTCGATATCGAAAAGCTATCAGACAGTGGTGAACGCACCACCACCTTCTGGGAATGGAGGGTCTCCTACTTATGGCCAATGGGCTGTTTACTCAGTTTCTACCCCGCTTGTCAGTGCCTTCCAACAAGATGGAGGTAAGGAGAGTGTCCTTAAGGTTCAAAGCACCGGAG AGGGTGAGTTGGCCGATCTCATCGAGGAATTTTCCGAAGGACGAGTGCAATTCGCCTATGTGAAGGTGGTAGATTCCAATACCGGTCTTCCCAAGAATGTCCTCATTGGCTGGTGTGGAGAAGGTGTACCGGAACGAACAAAAGGGTACTTTACCAGCCACCTGGCTACAGTTGCCAAGTTCCTTCAC GGATACCATGTGCAGATCACAGCCCGAACGGATGGGGATCTAACCCCGGAGGGAATCGTCCAGCGGGTGGCAGATTCCTCCGGAGCCAAGTATTCAGCAGGCGAAGCTTCTGCCCCAGCCCCAGCCCCGCGGCCTGCCGTGGCTAGCAAGCCTGCTTTCACACCGACTCGATCCGGGGGCATCAATCCCAGCCCAGCTGCCCGCGTACAGCCCAACCCTTCAAGAGCCGACCTGAATGATGATGGATGGGGTGCAGATGCCCCTCCCGTGACTCGCACCCAATTGGAAAAGGTACAATCGGCTTACCAGCCCACTAGAGTGAATCTGCAAGAACTCAAGGCAAACCCAACAGCGAGTCGCCAATCTGCCAGTACTACATCGGATGATTCTAGGGATGTGGTCAGGGGCGGTTACCAGCCAGTGGGCAAAGTCGACATTGCTGCAATTCGGAAGCAAGCTGCTGCATCCGGCCAGCTGAAGGATGAGCGCCCGGCAATTATTAAAGGCTCGTATGAACCCGTCGGCAAAGTTGACATCGCTGCCATTCGAGCTAGAGCACAGAAGCCGGAAggcaccaatgacaacattCTACCGAGCACCGCAGTCAACCAACAGCCAACCGCCTTGCCCGAGCGACCTATACCCTCTAATTCCTCAGAGCGCTTGACCACCCTACCTAAACCAAGGGTTGCCAGCAAGTTCGGCTCTAGTCCCTCGCTCCCAGGAACAAAGCCACCCCTCCCAATCGGCATTGAGCCTAAGCCGAGCTCGAGCGCACAGATTGGAGTTGCTAGCCGAACTTTTGCCGACGAGGGAGGCAAGACACCAGCTCAAATTTGGGCAGAGCGCAAGGCCAAGGAGCGTGGAGTGGCTTCATCATCTGGAAGCACTGAGCCTGCCTCTATCCTTGCCCCGATCAAAAACCAAACTAGTGGCCAGGGTGAGTGGAAGAGCTCCTATGCAGGCAAGTCCTGGGCTCCCGTTCAAACCGCACAGGAGAAATCGTATATTCCTGAGCAGCCCATTGATGCAAAGGCCAATGATCAACAAGAGGATGAACCACAACCTCATGTAAGTGCTATTCGTGACAAATTCGTTCATGACACGCCTGCACCTGCACCTGCGCCTGTTCCACTCGCTCCTCCTGCTCCGCCCGTTCCGCAGGCCAGTCGCCCTGTTCCTGTACCGGGGCTGTCTTCTGAGCCCGTCGAGTCTGAGCCCGAGCATGATGCCCAGCAGGCTCTTCCAACTCCCCCGCCGCAGCCTCCTCGCTCCCCGACACCCCCCACTCCTCCGGTGCGTGCGAGCTCGCCGATCCAAATTGCCATGCCGGTTGGACACAGCGCTGCCGAAAGCGTTACGAATGTCCACGAGGAACAGCATTCTCCTCCCCCCGCTATGCCTGTTCGGAGCCTTCAAGAGGTTGTTCCAGACGAAAGAGATCTTGAGGATGATTCTCACGACCTGGGCCGTGCTGCGGCCGAAGCAACTGCTCCCGGTCAGCCTGAGCAGCCCCAAAGTGGACCACGAGCCCAGATCCAGTACGACTACGAGAAGGCCGAGGATAATGAGATTGAATTGCGAGAGGGAGAGTTTGTGACCGATATCGAAATGGTGGACCAGGATTGGTGGGTAGGTGTCAATGCTCAAG CCGGCTCCCACCACTATGAAGCAGAATCAGAGCTAGAACCTGCTACTGCCCCCGTCTTGGCCGCACCCACCCCTGTCGCCGCCGCTGCACCGTCGGCGGCTACTCCAAGCTCCAAAGGGGTCACAGCCACGGCTTTGTACGACTATGAAGCTGCCGAGGATAACGAGATCGGTTTCCCTGAAGGCGTGAAGATTTCCAATGTG GAATTCCCGGATGATGACTGGTGGCTTGGTGAGTACAATGGCAAACAGGGTCTGTTCCCTGCCAACTATGTTCGCCTGGACGAGTGA